The proteins below come from a single Candidatus Poribacteria bacterium genomic window:
- a CDS encoding DUF1640 domain-containing protein: MEESMEERLARLEGIMEQINQRLNHIEVEISDLRNAVKSETDTLRGEIASLRAEMSDMRAEMHTRIDGLRTEVMGEIGRLRSEMNELRDEMLSRDDRLRTEVMREIGELNSKIDGLKDEIHKNFRYLVGIIVGVLLPMLVTIILTVLFKK; the protein is encoded by the coding sequence ATGGAAGAGAGCATGGAAGAAAGGCTGGCAAGGCTTGAAGGGATAATGGAACAGATCAATCAGAGGTTGAATCACATAGAGGTGGAGATAAGCGATCTGCGCAACGCCGTGAAGTCAGAGACGGATACGCTGAGAGGGGAGATAGCCAGTTTGAGGGCAGAGATGAGCGACATGCGAGCTGAGATGCATACCAGGATCGATGGGTTACGGACTGAGGTGATGGGAGAGATAGGCAGGCTGAGGTCTGAGATGAACGAGTTGAGAGATGAAATGCTAAGCAGGGACGATAGATTGAGGACCGAAGTGATGAGGGAAATAGGAGAGCTGAACTCAAAAATAGATGGACTGAAAGATGAAATCCATAAAAACTTCAGATATCTGGTAGGGATAATCGTCGGCGTATTGCTCCCGATGCTGGTCACCATCATATTAACAGTGCTCTTTAAAAAATGA